In Mycolicibacterium alvei, a single window of DNA contains:
- a CDS encoding class I SAM-dependent RNA methyltransferase: MTDLTLTTGAAANGGSCVARHDGRVVFVRYALPGETVRVKVLDERGSYWHAEVVEVIEASPDRIDPLCPISGVDGAGCCDLAFAEPVAARRLKGSVVANQLARLGGYTWRDEQTAVAEAVGAGEVRGWRTRVRLDTSSDGRAGFHRYHSAELVTDLSCGQLPAELTDGLAGMRWTPGAHVHVVLDSDGRRHVVQSGPKNDRKGGRKNATRVVEGEYEAVQRIGGRSWMLPVTAFWQAHRDAAALYSGLVAEWSGLQPGMTAWDLYGGAGVFAAALAEQVGPDGQVLTVDTSRGAARAARSALADLPWVSVVTDSVRRALSAQSGRADVVVLDPPRTGAGREVIDALAATEVPRIIHIGCEAASFARDVGLYLRHGYAVEELRVFDSFPLTHHVECIAVLTR, translated from the coding sequence GTGACTGACCTGACGCTGACCACGGGTGCGGCGGCCAACGGCGGCAGTTGCGTGGCCCGCCACGACGGCCGGGTGGTGTTCGTCCGCTATGCCCTGCCCGGCGAGACGGTACGGGTCAAGGTGCTCGACGAACGCGGATCGTATTGGCACGCCGAGGTTGTCGAGGTCATCGAGGCTTCCCCGGACCGTATCGACCCGCTGTGCCCGATCTCCGGCGTCGACGGTGCCGGGTGTTGCGATCTGGCATTCGCCGAGCCGGTCGCGGCACGGCGGCTCAAGGGCTCGGTGGTGGCCAACCAATTGGCCCGGCTGGGCGGATACACGTGGCGCGATGAGCAGACTGCGGTGGCCGAAGCGGTCGGTGCCGGTGAGGTGCGCGGCTGGCGTACGCGGGTGCGGCTGGACACCTCGTCCGACGGCCGGGCCGGATTCCACCGCTACCACAGCGCCGAGTTGGTCACCGATCTGAGCTGCGGACAACTACCCGCGGAACTGACCGACGGATTGGCCGGGATGCGGTGGACACCGGGGGCCCATGTGCATGTGGTGCTGGATTCCGACGGCCGCAGACACGTCGTGCAGTCCGGCCCGAAGAACGATCGCAAGGGTGGGCGCAAGAATGCCACGCGCGTCGTCGAGGGCGAGTACGAGGCTGTGCAGCGCATCGGCGGGCGGTCGTGGATGCTGCCGGTGACGGCGTTCTGGCAGGCCCACCGCGACGCGGCGGCCCTCTACAGCGGGCTGGTGGCCGAATGGTCCGGGCTGCAGCCGGGCATGACGGCATGGGACCTGTACGGCGGCGCCGGGGTTTTCGCCGCCGCCCTGGCCGAACAAGTAGGCCCGGACGGACAGGTGCTCACCGTCGACACATCCCGCGGAGCAGCACGCGCGGCGCGCAGCGCACTGGCCGACCTGCCCTGGGTCTCGGTGGTCACCGATTCGGTGCGGCGGGCACTGTCCGCGCAGTCGGGACGCGCCGACGTCGTGGTGCTCGATCCGCCGCGCACGGGTGCCGGCCGCGAGGTGATCGATGCGCTGGCTGCCACCGAGGTGCCGCGGATCATCCACATCGGTTGTGAGGCTGCGTCATTCGCCCGTGACGTGGGACTGTATCTGCGGCACGGTTACGCCGTGGAGGAATTGCGGGTGTTCGATTCCTTCCCGCTCACCCACCACGTGGAGTGCATCGCGGTGCTGACGCGCTGA
- a CDS encoding APC family permease: protein MALVSKLSTAARRLVLGRPFRSDKLSHTLLPKRIALPVFASDALSSVAYAPEEVFLVLSVAGLTAYSLTPWIGLAVAGVMLIVIASYRQNVHAYPSGGGDYEVVTTNLGPTAGLTVASALMVDYVLTVAVSMSSAMSNIGSAVPFVGQHKVLFAVVAILLLASMNLRGLRESGTAFAIPTYAFMIGMYIMLGWGLFQIYVLGHPLRAESAGFEMHPEHGEVLGFALVFLVARAFSSGSAALTGVEAISNGVPAFRKPKSRNAATTLLLLGVISVSLLMGIIVLAKATGVKIAERPHEQLIGAPPDYDQKTLIAQLADAVFHNFPVGLFLIAGVTALILMLAANTAFNGFPVLGSILAQDRYLPRQLHTRGDRLAFSNGILFLAFAAIAFVVAFRAEVTALIQLYIVGVFVSFTLSQIGMVRHWTRLLRTETDPMVRRKMMRSRVINAIGLTATGTVLVVVVVTKFVAGAWIAILAMGALFVIMKLIRRHYDTVARELDKEDEEAGDIVLPSRNHAVILVSKLHLPTKRALAYARATRPDLLEAITVSVDDAETRALVHQWEDSDISVPLKVIASPYREITRPVLDYVKRVTKESPRTVVTVFIPEYVVGRWWEQVLHNQSALRLKGRLLFIPNVMVTSVPWQLSSSERLKSLQPRATPGDARRGFLE, encoded by the coding sequence TTGGCTCTCGTGTCCAAGCTTTCGACGGCGGCGCGCCGTCTGGTCCTCGGGCGGCCGTTCCGCAGTGACAAGCTGTCTCACACCCTGCTGCCCAAACGGATCGCTCTTCCGGTGTTCGCCTCCGACGCGTTGTCGTCGGTGGCCTACGCCCCGGAAGAGGTCTTTCTGGTGCTCTCGGTGGCGGGGCTCACGGCGTACTCGCTGACACCCTGGATCGGCCTGGCGGTGGCCGGCGTCATGCTGATCGTGATCGCCAGCTACCGGCAGAACGTGCACGCGTATCCCTCCGGCGGCGGTGACTACGAAGTCGTCACCACGAACCTCGGGCCGACGGCGGGGCTGACCGTGGCGAGCGCGTTGATGGTGGATTACGTGCTGACCGTTGCAGTGTCGATGTCCTCGGCGATGTCCAACATCGGTTCTGCCGTGCCGTTCGTTGGTCAGCACAAGGTGCTGTTCGCGGTGGTGGCGATCCTGCTGCTGGCCTCGATGAATCTGCGCGGGCTGCGGGAGTCGGGCACGGCGTTCGCCATCCCCACGTACGCCTTCATGATCGGCATGTACATCATGCTGGGGTGGGGTCTGTTCCAGATCTACGTTCTGGGCCACCCACTTCGGGCGGAGTCCGCCGGTTTCGAGATGCATCCCGAACACGGGGAGGTGCTCGGTTTCGCGCTGGTGTTCCTGGTGGCCCGGGCGTTCTCCTCGGGCTCGGCCGCGTTGACCGGTGTCGAGGCGATCAGCAACGGCGTACCCGCATTCCGGAAGCCGAAGTCGCGTAACGCGGCAACGACCCTGCTGCTGCTCGGGGTGATCTCGGTGAGCCTGCTGATGGGCATCATCGTGCTGGCCAAGGCCACCGGGGTGAAGATCGCCGAACGCCCGCACGAGCAGCTGATCGGGGCACCCCCGGATTATGACCAGAAGACGCTGATCGCCCAGCTCGCCGATGCGGTGTTCCACAACTTTCCGGTGGGCCTGTTCCTGATCGCCGGGGTGACTGCGCTGATCCTGATGTTGGCCGCCAACACGGCGTTCAACGGGTTCCCGGTACTCGGGTCCATCCTGGCCCAGGACCGTTACCTGCCACGGCAGCTGCACACCCGGGGCGACCGGCTGGCGTTCTCCAACGGCATCCTGTTCCTGGCCTTCGCCGCGATCGCTTTCGTGGTGGCGTTCCGCGCCGAGGTGACCGCGCTGATCCAGCTCTACATCGTCGGGGTGTTCGTATCGTTCACGCTCAGCCAGATCGGCATGGTGCGCCACTGGACGCGGTTGTTGCGTACCGAAACGGACCCGATGGTGCGGCGGAAGATGATGCGCTCGCGCGTCATCAACGCGATCGGTCTGACCGCCACCGGAACGGTGCTGGTGGTCGTGGTGGTGACCAAATTCGTCGCCGGTGCGTGGATCGCGATCCTGGCGATGGGCGCGCTTTTCGTGATCATGAAGCTCATCCGCAGGCACTACGACACCGTGGCCCGTGAGCTCGACAAGGAGGACGAGGAAGCGGGCGACATCGTCCTGCCGAGCCGCAATCACGCCGTGATCCTGGTTTCGAAGCTGCATCTGCCGACCAAACGGGCGCTGGCCTACGCCCGTGCCACCAGGCCGGACCTGCTGGAGGCGATCACGGTCAGTGTCGACGACGCCGAGACCCGCGCCCTGGTGCACCAGTGGGAGGACAGTGACATCAGCGTGCCGTTGAAGGTGATCGCCTCGCCTTACCGCGAAATCACCCGGCCGGTACTCGATTACGTCAAACGGGTAACCAAGGAATCTCCGCGCACGGTGGTGACGGTGTTCATCCCCGAATACGTGGTGGGCCGCTGGTGGGAACAGGTGCTGCACAATCAGAGTGCGCTGCGGCTGAAAGGCCGGCTGCTGTTCATACCCAACGTGATGGTGACATCGGTTCCGTGGCAACTGAGTTCGTCGGAGCGGCTGAAGTCGCTGCAGCCTCGTGCCACACCGGGTGACGCGCGGCGGGGGTTCCTGGAGTGA
- a CDS encoding potassium channel family protein, with translation MRVVVMGCGRVGASLADSLAHIGHEVAVIDRDSTAFHRLSPDFAGERVLGMGFDRDVLLRAGIEEAGAFAAVSSGDNSNIISARVARETFGVERVVARIYDAKRAAVYERLGIPTVATVPWTTDRLLNVLTKETETTKWRDPSGNVGVAELPLHQDWAGHLVTDLEAATGGRVAFMIRFGSGYLPEPKTVIQAGDQVYIAAVSGHIAEALAIAALPPSDDLESH, from the coding sequence GTGCGTGTAGTCGTCATGGGGTGCGGCCGGGTCGGCGCATCCCTCGCAGACAGCCTGGCCCACATCGGCCACGAGGTCGCGGTCATCGACCGCGACAGCACCGCGTTCCACCGGCTCTCGCCCGACTTCGCCGGTGAACGTGTGCTGGGCATGGGCTTCGATCGCGATGTGCTGCTGCGTGCCGGCATCGAGGAGGCCGGTGCGTTCGCCGCGGTGTCCTCCGGTGACAACTCCAACATCATCTCGGCCCGGGTGGCCCGCGAGACATTCGGCGTCGAGCGCGTGGTCGCGCGTATCTACGACGCCAAGCGCGCCGCGGTCTACGAGCGGCTGGGCATCCCGACCGTGGCCACTGTGCCGTGGACCACCGATCGTCTGCTCAACGTGCTGACCAAGGAAACCGAGACCACCAAGTGGCGGGATCCGTCCGGGAACGTGGGCGTGGCCGAACTTCCGCTGCACCAGGATTGGGCCGGGCACCTGGTCACCGACCTGGAAGCGGCCACCGGCGGCCGGGTGGCGTTCATGATCCGGTTCGGCAGCGGCTACCTGCCCGAGCCCAAGACCGTGATCCAAGCCGGCGATCAGGTGTACATCGCGGCGGTATCAGGTCACATCGCCGAGGCGTTGGCGATCGCGGCACTGCCACCGAGTGACGACCTGGAGTCCCACTGA
- a CDS encoding potassium channel family protein, which translates to MKVAIAGAGAVGRSIARELLENNHDVTLLERNPGHIDADAIPAAHWRLGDACELSVMESIKLEEFDVVIAATGDDKVNVVVSLLAKTEFTVPRVVARVNDPRNEWLFDENWGVDVAVSTPRMLASLVEEAVAVGDLVRLMEFRKGQANLVEITLPDDTPWGGKPVKRLELPRDTALVTILRGARVIVPESDDPLEGGDELLFVAVTESEDELRELLLRPAPR; encoded by the coding sequence ATGAAAGTTGCGATCGCCGGGGCCGGCGCCGTGGGCCGCTCCATAGCCCGCGAATTGCTCGAGAACAACCACGATGTGACGCTGCTGGAGCGCAACCCCGGCCACATCGACGCCGACGCCATTCCGGCCGCACACTGGCGGCTGGGCGATGCCTGTGAGCTCAGCGTGATGGAGTCGATCAAGCTCGAAGAATTCGATGTGGTGATCGCGGCGACCGGTGACGACAAGGTCAACGTCGTGGTCAGCCTGCTGGCCAAGACCGAATTCACGGTTCCACGCGTGGTGGCCCGCGTCAACGATCCCCGCAACGAGTGGCTGTTCGACGAGAACTGGGGTGTGGATGTGGCGGTGTCGACGCCGCGCATGCTGGCCTCGCTCGTCGAGGAGGCCGTCGCGGTCGGCGATCTGGTGCGCCTGATGGAGTTCCGCAAGGGACAGGCCAACCTGGTCGAGATCACCCTGCCCGACGACACCCCGTGGGGCGGCAAGCCCGTCAAGCGGCTCGAGCTGCCCCGGGACACCGCACTGGTGACGATCCTGCGCGGAGCCAGGGTGATCGTGCCCGAATCCGATGACCCGCTTGAGGGTGGAGACGAATTGTTGTTCGTCGCCGTCACCGAGTCCGAGGACGAACTGCGCGAGCTGCTGCTGCGCCCGGCGCCACGCTGA
- a CDS encoding DUF3159 domain-containing protein produces MSQADNNAPAQPDSDPAPPPSHGGGRAVLDQMGGVSGLIYSSLPVVVFVPVSTTFGLMPAISAALGVATLILIWRLIRRESVQPAVSGFFAVGVSALIAYLMGESKGYFLLGIWSSLVYAVLFGVSVIIRRPVVGYVWGWVNSHDRDWRSVRRAVLAFDVATLTWVAVFASKFVVQKYLYDADETGWLGVARIAMGYPLSAVAALVTYLAIRSAQRAMHAQDAAAAH; encoded by the coding sequence GTGAGTCAGGCCGACAACAACGCGCCCGCGCAGCCCGACAGTGATCCGGCGCCGCCCCCTTCCCATGGTGGCGGACGTGCAGTGCTGGACCAGATGGGCGGCGTCAGCGGCCTGATCTATTCGTCGCTGCCGGTGGTGGTCTTCGTCCCGGTGTCCACGACGTTCGGGCTGATGCCGGCGATCTCCGCCGCACTCGGCGTCGCGACCCTGATCCTGATCTGGCGGTTGATCCGCCGTGAATCCGTTCAGCCCGCGGTGTCGGGATTCTTCGCCGTGGGTGTCAGTGCCCTGATCGCCTATCTGATGGGCGAGTCGAAAGGCTATTTCCTGCTTGGTATCTGGAGCTCACTGGTGTACGCCGTGCTGTTCGGGGTATCGGTGATCATCCGGCGTCCGGTGGTCGGCTACGTCTGGGGTTGGGTGAATTCACACGACCGCGACTGGCGCAGCGTGCGCCGGGCGGTGCTGGCCTTCGATGTCGCCACGCTCACCTGGGTAGCGGTGTTCGCGTCCAAGTTCGTCGTCCAGAAGTATCTCTACGACGCCGACGAGACCGGCTGGCTCGGCGTCGCCCGCATCGCCATGGGGTACCCGTTGTCGGCCGTGGCCGCCTTGGTGACCTATCTGGCCATCCGCTCTGCACAACGCGCGATGCACGCTCAGGATGCGGCCGCGGCGCACTGA
- a CDS encoding OB-fold nucleic acid binding domain-containing protein, producing the protein MATAEGYLRRLTRRLTEDPEQLDVEELSDDAANTGALKAIDARRGQEVTMVGTLRSVECNGKGCSGGIKAELFDGTDTVLLVWLGQRRIPGIESGCTLRVHGRVGKLENGAKAIYNPRYEIQK; encoded by the coding sequence ATGGCTACGGCCGAAGGGTATCTGCGCCGACTTACGCGACGCCTGACAGAAGACCCCGAACAGCTTGATGTAGAAGAGCTCAGCGATGACGCCGCCAATACCGGCGCCCTGAAGGCGATCGACGCCCGGCGCGGCCAAGAAGTGACGATGGTGGGCACCCTGCGCAGCGTGGAATGTAACGGCAAGGGGTGTTCCGGCGGCATCAAAGCCGAGTTGTTCGACGGTACGGACACGGTGTTGTTGGTGTGGCTGGGGCAGCGCCGTATTCCGGGTATCGAATCCGGGTGCACGCTGAGGGTGCACGGCCGGGTGGGCAAGTTGGAGAACGGCGCCAAAGCGATTTACAACCCCCGGTACGAAATTCAGAAGTGA
- a CDS encoding alpha/beta fold hydrolase → MSVILRGVPTVLLPGTGSDDNYVYRAFSEALHDAGALVVTPAPTPDRLIEGYLQALDDAARSGPIAVGGVSIGAVVAARWALDHPGRAVAVLAALPPWTGSSQHAPAALLARQSADLLRRDGLAATVAQMRASSPPWLADELARSWVCQWPTLPDAMEEAAGYRAPGSDELEQLRVPMGVAVATDDPVHPAEVGYEWVAAAPQAALRSVTLEQMGRDTGVLGAACVAALQEAASDTVAT, encoded by the coding sequence ATGAGCGTCATTCTGCGCGGCGTCCCAACCGTTCTCCTGCCCGGCACCGGGTCCGACGACAACTACGTCTACCGGGCTTTTTCCGAAGCCTTGCATGATGCAGGCGCGCTGGTGGTGACGCCGGCACCGACCCCGGACCGGCTCATCGAGGGCTATCTGCAGGCACTGGACGACGCCGCCCGGTCGGGCCCCATCGCGGTCGGCGGGGTGTCCATCGGCGCCGTCGTCGCAGCACGGTGGGCGTTGGACCATCCCGGCCGGGCCGTGGCGGTACTGGCCGCCCTGCCGCCCTGGACGGGCAGCTCCCAGCATGCTCCCGCCGCGCTGTTGGCCCGCCAGTCGGCGGATCTGCTGCGCCGGGACGGACTGGCGGCCACGGTGGCGCAGATGCGGGCCTCCAGCCCGCCGTGGCTGGCCGACGAACTGGCCCGTTCCTGGGTGTGCCAGTGGCCCACCCTGCCCGACGCGATGGAGGAAGCGGCCGGGTACCGCGCACCCGGCAGCGACGAACTCGAACAACTTCGGGTGCCGATGGGCGTCGCGGTGGCAACCGACGATCCCGTGCATCCGGCCGAGGTCGGCTACGAGTGGGTGGCGGCCGCACCGCAGGCCGCACTGCGCTCGGTCACGCTCGAACAGATGGGGCGCGACACCGGCGTCCTGGGGGCGGCATGCGTGGCAGCGCTGCAGGAGGCCGCCAGCGATACGGTCGCGACCTGA
- a CDS encoding DUF3710 domain-containing protein has product MAFGKRKNDAADDTAGQNDDERVEQSAPVDAAADDRGPFDVEDFDDPAVAVQGRLDLGSVLIPMPDGGQVQVELNEAGAPSAVWVVTPNGRFTVAAYAAPKSAGLWREVAGELADSLRKDASSVAIQDGPWGREVVGAGNGGVVRFIGIDGYRWMVRCVVNGAPETIDALADEARTALADTVIRRGETPLPVRTPLQVELPEPMAAQLRAAAQQAAMQQAAQQVAAAAPDQPQDQPPAEPVARRSVQGSAMQQLRTITGG; this is encoded by the coding sequence ATGGCATTCGGAAAACGCAAGAACGATGCAGCTGATGACACGGCTGGCCAGAACGACGACGAGCGGGTTGAGCAGTCGGCGCCGGTAGATGCGGCTGCCGACGACCGGGGCCCGTTCGACGTCGAGGACTTCGACGACCCCGCCGTCGCGGTGCAGGGTCGGCTCGACCTCGGCTCGGTGTTGATTCCGATGCCCGACGGCGGCCAGGTGCAGGTTGAGCTCAACGAGGCCGGGGCCCCGAGCGCAGTGTGGGTGGTGACCCCCAACGGGCGGTTCACCGTCGCCGCCTACGCCGCGCCCAAGAGTGCGGGCCTGTGGCGTGAGGTGGCCGGTGAGCTCGCCGATTCGCTGCGCAAGGACGCCAGCTCGGTGGCCATCCAGGACGGACCGTGGGGTCGCGAGGTGGTCGGCGCGGGTAATGGCGGCGTGGTGCGCTTCATCGGTATCGACGGCTACCGCTGGATGGTGCGGTGTGTGGTCAATGGCGCTCCGGAAACCATCGATGCGCTGGCCGACGAGGCGCGGACCGCACTGGCCGACACCGTGATTCGTCGCGGGGAGACTCCGCTGCCGGTGCGCACACCGCTGCAGGTGGAGTTACCCGAGCCGATGGCCGCCCAACTTCGCGCCGCGGCGCAACAGGCCGCGATGCAGCAGGCTGCCCAGCAGGTCGCCGCCGCGGCACCGGACCAGCCGCAGGACCAGCCGCCGGCCGAGCCGGTGGCACGGCGCAGTGTGCAGGGTTCGGCGATGCAGCAGCTGCGCACCATCACCGGGGGCTAA
- the dut gene encoding dUTP diphosphatase: MSTSLAVVRLDRELPMPTRAHDGDAGVDLYSARDVELAPGQRELVPTGLAVAIPHGMVGLIHPRSGLAARVGLSIVNSPGTVDAGYRGEIKISLINLDPDTPIVVNRGDRIAQLLVQRVELPELVEVTSFDEAGLADTSRGDGGHGSSGGHASL, encoded by the coding sequence GTGTCCACCTCTCTGGCGGTCGTCCGATTGGACCGCGAACTACCGATGCCTACCCGGGCGCACGATGGTGACGCGGGTGTAGACCTCTACAGCGCGCGCGATGTCGAGCTGGCCCCCGGGCAGCGCGAGCTCGTGCCCACCGGTCTCGCCGTGGCCATCCCGCACGGAATGGTGGGCCTGATCCACCCGCGCTCGGGTTTGGCTGCACGCGTGGGCCTTTCGATCGTCAACAGTCCGGGCACCGTCGACGCCGGCTACCGCGGCGAGATCAAGATTTCGCTGATCAACCTCGATCCCGACACGCCGATCGTGGTCAATCGGGGTGACCGGATTGCCCAGCTGTTGGTTCAGCGGGTAGAACTGCCCGAGTTGGTTGAGGTGACCTCGTTCGACGAGGCAGGCCTGGCTGACACCTCCCGTGGCGATGGCGGCCACGGTTCCTCCGGCGGACATGCGAGTTTGTGA
- a CDS encoding DUF3093 domain-containing protein, with protein sequence MSDTRATAQNVHYRERLWVPWWWSLPAAVLAGVIAFEIGLAAPAIPAWLPYVLLFGVAAAVLMWFSKTELKVTRDSGGDTELWIGEAHLPTSVISRTAEVPRSAKTAALGRQLDPAAYVVHRAWVGPMILVVLEDPEDPTPYWLISSRHPDRVLAALRG encoded by the coding sequence GTGTCAGACACGCGCGCAACCGCCCAAAACGTTCACTACCGCGAACGTTTGTGGGTCCCGTGGTGGTGGTCGCTGCCCGCTGCGGTGCTGGCAGGGGTGATCGCATTCGAGATCGGCCTGGCCGCCCCGGCCATTCCGGCATGGTTGCCCTACGTGCTGCTCTTCGGCGTGGCGGCGGCCGTGCTGATGTGGTTCAGCAAGACCGAATTGAAGGTGACACGCGACAGCGGGGGCGACACCGAGTTGTGGATCGGTGAGGCCCACCTGCCGACAAGCGTGATCTCGCGTACCGCGGAGGTTCCGAGGTCAGCGAAAACGGCCGCACTGGGTCGCCAGCTCGATCCCGCGGCCTATGTCGTGCACCGGGCCTGGGTGGGCCCGATGATCCTGGTGGTGCTCGAAGATCCGGAAGACCCCACCCCGTACTGGTTGATCAGTTCGCGGCATCCGGATCGTGTCCTGGCTGCGCTCCGCGGCTGA